The following coding sequences are from one Eleginops maclovinus isolate JMC-PN-2008 ecotype Puerto Natales chromosome 11, JC_Emac_rtc_rv5, whole genome shotgun sequence window:
- the tesk1b gene encoding dual specificity testis-specific protein kinase 2: protein MEMETERVEPEPEREAEPPMHSVHGTNRIRPSSYRALRSAVSSLARLDDFSCEKIGAGFFSEVFKVQHRVSGQVMALKMNILASNRANMLREVQLMNRMSHPNILRFIGVCVHEGQLHALTEFINGGNLEQLLGSDVYLSWSVRMSLALDIARGLQYLHSKGIFHRDLTSKNCLVRWEGRVCSSVVGDFGLAEKIPDYSEEEDQEPLAVVGSPYWMAPEVLRGEVYNEKVDVFAYGIILCEIIGRIQADPDILPRTEDFGLDVVTFQQMVDDCPADFLELAISCCNMNSKQRPSFSDIVVELERQQAERKQKDEPTVKAVSPSIGPLRRRSLCLPTDPRLSRSKSDMLHPPDTPPTVTNAIPARVNPFSQREDLKGGKIKLFDTPSKSVISLTFTMPPLPDCDDHSETDGGGNVPRRHRRCHSLPCTPPPHLTVAPNTVLTEEESTSEVDTVNDGSNEEERLFEEEKEIREGSGSDSGLPGLSLEPLSMDQEDGDGEPMDCASSPDTQDSSSSSYSKLSPHPTHSTPNQPSTPPYSNGWGSAISNGPPCLPPLSNLDNNNVVVSRQITNNNGYHSPPSDPAGSSPYGSGSGHSLDQEEVISCPGCCLAGLRFPSMCLRAPPRRNPYKNLNGDHAASRGLLAPGPKGLPSSPTPTTTTTSLEPGLALPGAQT from the exons GTGCAGCACCGTGTGTCGGGTCAGGTCATGGCTCTGAAGATGAACATCCTGGCcagcaacagagccaacatgCTCAGGGAGGTCCAGCTCATGAACAGAATGTCGCACCCCAACATACTCAG gTTTATAGGAGTGTGTGTCCATGAGGGGCAGCTCCACGCCCTTACGGAG TTCATTAATGGAGGGAACTTGGAGCAGCTGTTGGGCAGCGACGTGTACCTGTCGTGGAGCGTGAGGATGAGCCTGGCCCTGGACATCGCCCGGGGACTGCAGTACCTGCACAGCAAGGGCATCTTCCACAGGGACCTCACCTCCAAG AACTGCCTGGTGCGCTGGGAAGGCCGTGTGTGCTCGTCCGTGGTGGGAGACTTTGGGCTGGCGGAGAAAATCCCAGATTACAG CGAGGAAGAGGACCAGGAGCCGCTGGCTGTCGTCGGCTCCCCCTACTGGATGGCCCCGGAGGTGCTCAGAGGAGAGGTGTATAATGAGAAG GTGGATGTTTTTGCGTACGGGATCATCCTGTGTGAGATCATTGGGAGGATACAGGCCGACCCCGACATCCTGCCACGCACCGAG GACTTTGGTCTGGATGTGGTGACCTTTCAGCAGATGGTGGACGATTGTCCTGCTGACTTCCTGGAACTGGCCATCTCCTGCTGTAAT ATGAATTCAAAGCAACGTCCATCCTTCTCCGATATCGTGGTGGAGCTGGAGAGGCAGCAGGCTGAGAGGAAGCAGAAGGACGAACCGACAGTCAAAG CTGTTTCTCCATCCATCGGCCCGCTGCGACGGCGATCCCTCTGCCTCCCGACAGACCCTCGCCTCTCCCGCAGCAAATCCGACATGCTCCACCCTCCGGACACGCCCCCCACTGTTACCAATGCAATCCCTGCTCGGGTCAACCCCTTCTCTCAGAGGGAGGACCTCAAGGGCGGCAAGATCAAGCTGTTCGACACTCCCAGCAAGTCGGTCATCTCCCTCACCTTCACCATGCCTCCTCTGCCGGACTGCGACGACCACTCCGAAACCGACGGCGGTGGCAATGTCCCGAGGAGGCACAGGCGCTGCCACTCACTGCCGTGTACGCCTCCCCCACACCTCACAGTGGCACCGAACACTGTCCTGACCGAGGAGGAGTCCACATCTGAAGTAGACACTGTAAATGATGGGTCAAATGAAGAAGAGAGACTGTttgaagaagagaaggagatcAGGGAGGGGAGTGGGAGCGATTCAGGTCTGCCGGGTCTGTCACTGGAACCCCTGTCAATGGACCAAGAGGATGGAGATGGGGAGCCAATGGACTGCGCCAGCTCCCCGGACACACAAGACAGCAGTTCATCTTCTTACTCCAAACTCTCCCCTCATCCTACTCACTCAACTCCAAATCAACCCTCCACCCCTCCCTACTCAAACGGCTGGGGGTCGGCCATCTCCAACGGGCCGCCGTGCCTGCCTCCCCTCTCTAATTTGGACAACAACAACGTGGTCGTGAGTCGACAAATAACCAACAACAACGGCTACCACTCCCCTCCCAGCGACCCCGCCGGTTCCTCCCCGTACGGCTCGGGCAGCGGTCACTCCCTGGACCAGGAGGAGGTGATCTCCTGTCCCGGCTGCTGCCTCGCCGGCCTCCGCTTCCCCTCCATGTGTCTCAGAGCTCCACCGCGCAGAAACCCTTACAAGAACTTGAACGGGGACCATGCAGCGTCACGTGGGCTGCTCGCTCCGGGACCAAAAGGCCTACCTTCCTCTCCCACCCcaacaaccaccaccaccagcctgGAGCCGGGACTCGCCTTGCCGGGGGCGCAGACTTAA